CGCAGCGGGGTCAGGGCGACCACCACGAGCGCGGCGGAGACCACCGCGAACGCGCCGGCGGCGGCCTTGCCGATCGTCCAGCCGACGGCGACCAGCGCCACCGCGACCTCGATCAGCACGAGTTGCTGCAGCCTCAGTCGGCTGCCGAGCAGTCCGGGCCGCGGGTGGACTCGGACCGGAACCGCCGAGGCCGGGGTGCCCGGCGCGGCCTGCGCGGGGCGGCCGCGCCGGCTCGCGCGGCTCCCGTCCCGGCTCTGCGATGTACTGCGTCGCCCTGGAGCGGTCTGGCTTGGCATCCCCCGAATGACCCTCTCTGATCAGATATCGCGGCCCGGTTGGCTGGTTCGCGAACCGTACCCGTACCGTACTCACCGTCTGCTGCCGCATCGTAGAGGGTTTGCTGTGGCCCTCGCCCGGCGGGTGGCAGACTCGCGGACGGTCCGGCCGCCGGACACCGCGCCATGACTGCAGGTCACACAGCAGATGTCGGTCATACAGGGGAGACGACGAGCAATGGCATCACGCCGGGACGAGCTGAACGCCTACACCTTCGCCCGCAAGCGCACGGTCGGGGCCTTCCTGCTGCCGGGTGGCGGCGGCAACGACGAGGACGCCCCGCGGCCGGTCAAGGCGGTCCTGCCCAGCGTCATCGTCGGGACGCTGATCGTGGGCGGTTTCGGCCTCTGGGGGGCCTTCAAGCCCAGTGCGCCGCTGAACTGGGACAGCACCAAGAACATCATCCAGGGCAAGACGTCGTACACCCGGTACGTGGTGCTGCTCGACGACGACAAGAAGACCAAGCGGCTGCACCAGGTGCTGAACATGTCCTCGGCCCGGCTGGTGGTGCCGGCGGACGCCAAGGTGGTGGTGGTCGCGGACAAGGTGCTCGACGCCTACCCCAACCACGGTGCGACCATCGGCATCCCGTACGCGCCGGACAAGCTGCCGACCAAGGCGGTGGCCGGCCAGCCGATGAAGTGGTCGGTGTGCAACAAGCCCGGCCCCGACGACAAGCGCGAGACGGTCAACCAGGCCGTGTTCGTCGCGGGCGGCGCGGACGCCAAGGACCTGGAGGCCAAGAACAAGGTTCTGGACACCGACCAGTCGCTGCTCGTCCAGGAGGTGGACGAGGCGCAGGTCAACGGCCAGCAGGGCGCCCCGACCACCCAGAGCGAGCTGGAGCTCTACCTGGTCGACTCGCAGGGTCGCAAGCACGCGATCGGCGGCACCCAGACCTCCGACCAGGAGAAGAAGGCGCTGGTCACCGCGATCTTCGGGGAGAGCGCCGTCCCGCAGCGGGTGAAGAAGGACTGGCTGGCCACGCTGCAGCGCGGGGTGGCGATCAGCTTCCCGCAGGTGCCCGGGATGAACCCGGCGGTGAAGACGGCCAATTCCAAGGTCGCGCTGCACAACGTCGAGGACCGGAAGATCGGCCGGCTGGTCAAGTACGGCGAGAAGTACTACGTCGTCGGCGAGAGCGAGCTGTTCCCGATCACGCAGTTCCAGAGCATGCTGCTGCTGCGCAACCCGGCCCTGCAGTACCTGTACAACCAGGACAAGGACACCCACCCGAGGATCGACGAGCTGACCCCGGAGGAGCAGTCGAACTTCGGCCAGGGCCTGTTGACGGACAACAAGCTGAAGCTGCCCGACGACTGGCCGGCCAAGGCCGGCGAGCCGGTGAACAACTGGACCGCCGCCAAGGACCGCAAGGAGGTCGTCTGCAGCACCTTCGAGGGTGTCGCGGAGGACGGCAAGACGCCCAGGCGCAGTGTCTGGGTCGGCACGGAGTACCCCGGGAAGTACACGGGCATCACCGCCTCGGCCCGGGTGACGGCCGGGTTCGGCCTGTTCTACCGGGCGCTGGACAACGAGGCGGGCGGCTCCGGCAGCAGCTACCTGATCACCGAGACCGGGCTGCGCTACGCGGTGCAGGCCAACGGTGACGGCGGCCGCAAGAAGGCGGCCACCCCGCAGCCGGGGCAGTCGTCCCCGCCGGCGGCCGCCGACCAGCAGCCCGCGCAGCAGGGCCAGCCGGAGGCCGGCAACGCGCAGGCCAGGCTGGGCTACAACGAGCTCCAGCCCGCGCTGGTGCCGCGGGAGTGGTCCGACCTGGTGCCCAGCGGCCCCGCGCTCAGCGAGGAGGCGGCGTCCCAGGAGCAGGATTCCTGACATTCGCTCAGGTAACAGGCCTGGCACCACTGTCATGGTCTGGTAACTTCCGGGATCCCGGTGTTGGGCCTCGCGCTGACGCCTACTAAAGTGCTGGGAGGCACCGCACGGGTGGTGCCTGCGGGTGGGCCTTGTCAGGACACCCGGACACAATGTCTGTCTCATGGGGGACGGTAGATCATGGCTGGTCAGTTCAGGACGACCGCTGAAGAGATGGATGCTTTCGCCAAGCACATGGGCGAGGTCAGCGACCAGGTGCAGGGCGAGCTGAAGAAGCTCGACGGCATCGTGTCGCAGATCGCCTCGGGCTGGCAGGGCCAGGCCGCGACGGCCTACCAGAACCTTCAGAACCGCTTCAACGAGGACGCGAAGGGGCTGAACGAGGCGCTGCGCGCGATCCAGAACGCGATCGAGCTCACCACCAAGGCCTACGCCGCCACCGAGGCCGCGCAGCAGTCCGCGCTCGGCCAGGTCGCCGGCCAGATCTGATCCGGTCGCCGCGAGGCAACCGCGTCACTCGTTCCTCGGTCCTCACGGGGACCGAAATCGATCTCGACAGGGAGACAGCATGTCCGGGCAGATTCTCGTCAATTTCGCCACCATCTCGGGCGCCGGCGCCGAGGTCCGGGCCACCGCGGCCCGTATCCAGTCCCAGCTCGACGAGCTGAAGGCCGGTGTCACCAAGATCGCCGCTTCCTGGGAGGGCGCGGCCCAGCAGGGCTACCAGGCCCACCAGAAGAAGTGGGACGACAAGGCCGCCGACCTGCAGCAGGTCCTCAGCCAGATCGGCTCCTCTCTCGACCAGGCGGCGTCCAGCTACCAGGACACCGAGAAGAAGAACCAGCAGATCTGGAGCTGATCAGACTCACTCCGTGAGGGGTGAGCTCAACTCCGCTGTACGGGGCGGGCGTCCGAGAGGGCGCCCGCCCCTCGCGCGCACGGGAGCCGCGCCGTCCGGCCCGGCCGGACCGCTCCCGATCACGACCACGGGTGGACATATGAGGGGTGGCACGGTGTCGGTGGGTACGTACCGGAAGGCAGCCGCGTTGGCGGCTTCGCTCGTGGTGGCCGGCAGTCTCGCCGCGACCCCCGCGTACGCCGCGCCGGGTGACCCGGGCACGACCTGGTCGCCCATCGGGATCTCCGCCGCCGGTGACTGCCCCAGCCCCGCGAAGGACGTCCCGGTCACCCCGTGGTCCCTGCAGCGGGTGCTGCTCGACCAGCTCTGGCAGGACGACAAGGTGACCGGCGCCGGGGTGCTCGTCGCCGTGATCGACACCGGGGTGGACGACGTCAACCCGCAGCTGGCGGGCAAGGTCACCAGCGGCGGTTCGCCGCTGAGGGACAAGGACAAGAACCCGGTGCCCGGCGACGGCAAGACCGACCTGGTCGGGCACGGCACCAAGGTGGCCGGCATCATCGCCGCCGCCAAGCGGGACGCCACCGGATTCGTCGGGCTCGCCAAGGGTGCCAACATCCTGTCCTTCCGGCAGAACGACAACGAGGGCAACGGCGACGTCGGCACCCTGGTCGAATCGATCCGGTCGGCGGTCGACCAGAACGCCCGCGTCATCAACATCTCCCAGGACGTCCGCAGCAGCGACGACAGCGGCCGGTTCCCGGGCTACGACGCGCTGAAGGCCGCCGTCGAGTACGCGGAGTCCAAGAAGGTCGTGGTGGTGGCCTCCTCCGGCAACGACGGCCGCGAGGGCCCGACCTACCCGGCGGCCTACCCGACCGTGCTGGCGGTCGGCGCCTCCGACCGCAACAACGAGCGCGCGTCCTTCTCCCAGTACGGGGATTTCGTGGACGTCGCGGCCCCGGGCGTCGACATGCTCTCCACCGTCCCCAAGCAGGGCCAGTGCGTGGACAACGGCACCAGCTTCGCCGCCCCCTACGTGGCGGGCGTGGCGGCCCTGCTGGTGGGCGCGCACCCCGACTGGACGCCCGCGCAGGTCCGGGCCCGGATCGAGCAGACCGCCCAGCGCACCGAGCACGCGCAGAACCGGTTCATCGGCTGGGGCGTGGTCGACCCGGTGAAGGCGGTCACGAGCACCGCGCCGGCCGCCGACGCGGCGGTGCCCGACAAGCCCCGCGCGCTGTCGGCCGGGGGAGTCGTCCCGATGCCGGTCGGCCTCGCCGAGACCCAGGCGGACCGGGACGCCCGGACCGCCACCTACGTCCTGGGCATCGGCGCCCTGCTGGTCGCCCTGCTCGGGGGCGGCGCGGTCGTGGTGCGGGACCACCGCAGGCGCGCGCGGGCCTGATCCGCCGGGCCCGACGTGTCGGGCTCCGAAGGGCCGGCCGGTGTAACGTCCGGGCCCGCCCACCGCATCTAACCAGTAGTCAGGGAGAACGAGCGGGCGGCAACGGGGGTTGGCGGATGGGCCGGGCCAGTACAGCGAGGGACACCAAGGACGGGGAGTTCCTGGAGCTCGTCTCCGGCCGGGCGGGGCACCTCTACCGATCGGCCTGTCTGCTCACCAGCGGTGACACCCACCTCGCCGAGGATCTCGTCCAGGAGACCCTGGGCCGGATGTACGTCCTCTGGCGCCGGTCCGCCTGGCGGTCCGGCCGGTCCGCCGGGATCGAGAACCCGGGGGCGTACGCGCACACGGTCATGGTGCGCACCTTCCTCGCCCAGCAGCGCCGCCGCTCCAGCACCGAGCGCCCCACCGGGGACGTTCCCGAGCCCGCGGGCCACGAGTCCGACAGCACCCTGCGCCTGACCCTGCTCGACGCGCTGGGCCGGATGCCGGCCCGGGACCGGGCGGTGCTGGTGCTCCGCTACTGGGAGGACCGCAGCGTCGAGGAGACGGCCGAGGTGATGCGCTCCAGCGCCGGAGCGGTCCGCACCCGTAGCAGCCGGGCACTGGCCCGGCTGCGGACGCTGCTCGGCGATTCGCTCGCGGAGCTGGCCGCCCGCTGACCAGGCCGCCCGCCGGCCGCCCGCTCGACGACCCCACCTTCTGCGACCACGGAAACGGTGATCAAGCATGTCCGCAGACGACAAGTTCGAGGACGACCTAGTCTTTGCCATCTCCCGCACGGGTGACGCCTTCGAGGCCGACCGGACCCCGCTGCTGGCGGGGGGCCTGCAACGCGGGCGCCGCCGCTGGCGCCGCCGCTCGGCGGCCGCGATCGCCGGCGGCGCCACGGCGCTGGCGATCATCGCCACCGGCGGGGTGTACCTGGCCGGGGCCGGCGGCCCGCGCGGCGACGGCGGGCGGGCGGTGACCGTGGCGGCGGCGGACGCCTCCGGGGCCGCGTCGTCCGGTGCCGCCTCGCCGGACGCGACCGTCTCCGCGGCCGCCGCCGGAACGTCCGCGGTGACCGGCAGGCAGATGATCGACCTGCTGAAGGCCCTGCTGCCGCCGGGCTCGGTGCGGGTGGCCGCCGGCCAAGACAGCGGGGGCACCGGGAACCGGCCGCCCGCCGCGCCTTCCGCGAGCGTGATCTTCGACGACGGCCACGGCAGTGCCGCGATCGAGATCGGCGTCCGGCGGCTGGCGCCGGGTGACGAGTCGCTTCTGGACCAGGTCACCTGCCCGGACCCGAAGTTCCGGCCGACCGGTGCCGTCTGCAGCAGCACGCAGCGTGCGGACGGCTCCACGCTGATGGTGCTGCAGGGGTACGAGTACCCGGACCGCCGGGTCGACACCTTGGCCTGGTCCGCCACGCTGGCCGGCAAGGACGGCCGGCTGGTCCAGCTGCAGGAGTGGAACGCGGCGCAGGAGAAGGATTCGCCGGTCACCCGCCCGACCCCGCCGCTGACCCCGGAGCAGCTCGGCGCGCTGGTCACGGACAAGTCCTGGGACAGGGTGGTGGAGGCCCTGCCGACGCCCAAGCCGCAGCCGAGGAACACCGGCAAGGAGTACTCCGCCGAGGAGATCCTGGCGATCACCGCCGGGCTGTTGCCCGCCGGGCTCACCGAGTCCGAGACCGGTGGCCAGCCGGGCTACGCCAACTTCGTGCTGAACGACGGCAAGGGCAAGAGCATGGTGGAGCTCAACGTCCAGGACTGGAGCCGGGAGCTCAAGGAGCACCAGCAGGGGACGGCGAAGAACGGCGACGTGGTCGAGCAGGTCTTCGCCAAGGCGACGACACTACCGGACGGCACCAAGGTCGTCCTGGCGAAGGGGGCCGACAAGGCCGCCGTGTGGACGGTCAACAGCCTGCGCCCCGACGGCATGCGGGTGGTGATCGGCGCGTACACGAGCGGTGGCCCTCAGCAGCCCTCGGTCCGCAGCGCGCCGGTGCTGACCGAGGCCCAGCTGGAGGCGATCGCCACCAGCCCGCTGTGGGTGGTCAAGAAGTAGCCGTCCCCGTCGTGGCCGGCCCGGGGGTGGCCCGGCCGCGTGACCCGTGACGGCCGTCCGGCCCCGGTGCATCGCGCACCGGGGCCGGACGTGTCGGTGCCCCGGACTCGGCGGAAGTCCGGGGCACCGACGTACGGGGGCCGCGAGGGTCAGACCTGCTCGTCCTCGGGCAGGGTGATCACCCAGCGGGTGTCCTGCCGGGGGCGCAGGTAGAACAGCCAGTAGAGGGTGGCGACGGCGGTGATGCCGCCGGTCCAGACCAGCGCGGGTACGGACTGCAGGTACAGCACGTAGGCCAGGAAGACGATCAGCAGCACGGGGAGCACCGGCCACAGCGGCTGGCGCCAGGCGGGGACGTCCTTGTGCTTGGCGCCGCGCGAGAGCAGGGCGCCGACGGCGACCAGCAGGTACATCGCGGTGACGGCGACGCCGGTGATCTCGCTGAGCAGGCCGCTGGTCACGAAGCACAGGGCCGCGCCGGGCAGGCCGACCGCCAGGGTGGCGATCCAGGGGGCGTTGAAGCGGTTCAGGGTGGAGAAGGCCCGGTTGACCGGCTCGGGCCAGGCCTTGTCGCGGGCCGAGGCGAACAGCACCCGGGAGTTCTGGATCACCATCACGATGCCGGCGTTGATGATGGCCAGCGCGATGCAGAGGCTGATGAAGGTGCCGACCGCGGAGTTGCTCCAGCCCGCGACCATGCCGGAGACGTCGCCGCCGGTCAGGGTGGCGAGGTCGGGGGCGCCGAGGGTGAGGGCGACGACCGGGACGAGGATCACCGCGACCGAGATGCCGAGTGTCCAGAACACGGTGCGGGCGACGTTGCGGCGCGGGTTCTCCAGCTCCTCGGAGAGGTAGATCGCGGTGCTGAAGCCCTGGGTGACGAAGAGGCCGATGCCCATCGCGGTGAGGATGGCGGTCAGGCCGACGGTGCTGCTGCCGCCACCGTCGGTCGCCACCACACCGTGGAAGAGGCTGCCCACGCCGCGCTGGCTGTTGCTGAAGCCGAGGAACGCCACCACGGCGGCCGCGATGACCTCCAGCACCAGGAAGATACCGGTGATCCAGGCGTTGGCCCGGAGGTCCAGCAGGCCGGCCACGGTCGCGGCGAGCATCACGCCGACGCCGGCCAGCGCCGGGTCGACGTGGACGATCGGCGCCAGGTAGTCGGCCGTTCCGAGCGCGATGATCGAGGGGACGACCATCACCACGATGAGCGACTGGATGAACACCAGCCAGCCGGCGAAGCGGCCCGCCAGGGTGCCGACGATGGCGTACTCGCCGCCGGCGCTGGGGACGAGCGTGCCCAGCTCGGAGTAGCAGAAGGCGACCGCCACGCAGATGACCGCGACGATCGCGATGGTCAGCGCGGTGGCCGTGCCGAGGCCGTTGAAGAGGTCCGGCACCAGGACGAAGAGCGAGGAGGCCGGCGTGACGCAGGAGAGCGTCAGCAGAGTGCCGCCCACCACGCCGATCGAGCGGCTGAGCTTCCTCGGGGCACCGGCGGCGTCGTCGGAGGCCGTGTCGGGTGCTACGGGGAGTGGCGGGCGAAGCGTGTCGGTCATGGGGCTTCCGATCGGCTCTGTGCGGTCCTGGGGAGGGGAGCGGTATCGCCTCCGCTGACTGGGTCTCGTGGGGTGTTGGTCCTGTCGCTCCCGAGGCGCAATGGAACCTTGTGCGTATTGATTGCGTCAACGGCCGATCAGCTTCGGAATCCGTTGCCAAAAGCCGCTCAAACCCCTGATCTCATGATCACCTTCCGTAATTGTCAACTATGTCCGACTTATCAGTTTCCTCGAATCCGAGATGAATCAAAGGTGAACGGAGCGCTACTCACTCGGATCGAAGGCTGCTTGGCCTGTTGAAGGTTGGACACCCAGGCAGGCTTCGGGGCCCCGGGCCGGGCCCGCAGGAGTGCGGGAACCGCAGCGCGGGCCCGGAAGAAACTCCATAACGTTTCGGCCCGTGGACACCGCAGGGCCGGACTCCCCGAGGAGTCCGGCCCTGGTGGTCACTACGGGTCACCGAACGGTGGGCCCGAACCGATGGATCACACCGACGGCAGCCACCCCGTCTGGACCATCTGCCCGCTGGCGATCCGGCGCGAGACGAACATGCCGCGGCCCGGCGGCAGCTGCTGCGGCTTGACGGTGCCGAGCAGCGCGCCCTCGTCCTTGTTGCCGGACAGGATGATGCCCTGGCCGCCCAGCTCCTTCATCCGCTGCATCACCGGCTCGTACATCGAGCGGCTGGCGCCACCCGCGCTGCGGGCGATGATCACGCGCAGGCCGATGTCCCGGGCGAACGGCAGGAACTCGGCCAGCGGCGCCATCGGGTTGCCCGACTGGGTCGCCACCAGCTCGTAGTCGTCCACGATCACGAACATGTCCTTGCCGCTGTACCAGCTGCGGTTGCGCAGCTGCTCGGCGGTCACGTCCGGGCCGGGCAGGCGCCGCGAGCAGGCGCCGCGCAGCATCTCGACGATGCTGGTCATCGCGGGCGCCGCCGCCGCGTACTCCACCAGGTACTCCGGCGGGACGGTGCCCAGCAGCGCGCGGCGGAAGTCGCCGACCACGATGCCGGCCTGGTCCGAGGTGTACCGCTCGGTGATCTGCTTGATCAGCATCCGCAGCAGCGCGGACTTGCCCGACTCGGTGTCGCCGAACACCATGAACAGCGGGTCGGTCTCGAAGTTGACGAAGGCCGGAGCGAGTTCCAGCTCGTCGACGCCGAAGGCGACGCCGCGCTCCGGGTGCTCGAAGCCCTTGGGCAGCGCGTTCCCGTCCAGCACCGTCGGCAGCATCCGGACCTGCGGCGCGCGTGGGCCGGTCCAGGCGGCGGCGACGGCCCGCACCAGGCCGTTCACACCGTCCAGCAGGTCCGCCGCGGAGGACGAGCCGTCCAGTCGCGGCAGGCCGGCCAGGAAGTGCAGCTTGCCCGCGGTGATACCGCGACCGGGCTGACCGGCGGGGACGTTCTGGGCGACCTTGCGGTCCACCTCGGACTCCATCGCGTCACCGAGGCGGAGCTCGGTGCGGTTCTGCAGCAGGTCCTTCAGGGCCGGGCGGACCTCGGCGTAGCGGGCGGCGGTGACCACCAGGTGGACGCCGTAGCCGAGACCGCGCTGCGCGATGTCGCCGACGATCGGCTCCAGCAGCTCGAACTCCTGCTTGAAGGTGAGCCAGCCGTCGATGACCAGGAAGACGTCGCCGAACTGCTCGTCCGGCAGCTGGCCGGCCGCCCGCCGGGTGCGGTAGGTGCCGATCGAGTCGATACCGGTCGCGCGGAACAGCTCCTCGCGCCGGTTGAGGACCCCGTGCACCTCGCTGACCATGCGCCGGACCTTCTCGGCGTCCAGCCGGCCGGCGACCCCGCCGACGTGCGGCAGGTCCTGCAGGCCCTGGAAGCCGCCGCCGCCGAAGTCCAGCAGGTAGAACTGCGTCTCGACCGGTGTGTGGGTGACGGCGAAGCCGGCCACCATGGTGCGGACCAGGGTGGACTTGCCGGACAGCGGACCGCCGACGATCAGACCGTGACCGGCCGCGCCGGAGTAGTCCTGGTAGAGCACGTCGCGGCGCTGGTCGCGCGGCTTGTCGACGATGCCGACCGGCACCACCAGGCGGCCCAGCGCGCCGAACTCGGGCGAGGTGAGGCCGCGTTCGGGCGTCGCCTGGAGCGGCGGGACGAGCTGGTCCGTGCTGGGCGACTCGTCCAGCGGCGGCAGCCACACCTGGTGCGCGGCCGGGCCCTGGCCCTGCATCCGCTGCACGAACACGTCGAGCACGGTGTCGACCAGAGCGTCGTCGATCTCCTCGACCTCCGGCTCGATCTCCTGCACGACCGGCTCGACCACCGGCACCTCGGCGGCGGTGAACAGCACCGGCCGCGCGGTGACCACCCGGCCGCTGACCCGCTGCTGCCCGGGGGCGCGGTACGGGCCGGAGACGTACGCGGCCTTGAACCGGTCCATCACGTCGGTGCCGAACTTCAGGTAGCCGACACCGGGCACCGGCGGCAGGTGGTACGCGTCGGGGACGCCGATCGCGGCGCGCGACTCGGCGGCCGAGAAGGTCCGCAGACCGATCCGGTACGAGAGGTAGGTGTCCAGACCGCGGAGCTTGCCCTCCTCCAGACGCTGCGAGGCGAGCAGCAGGTGCACACCCAGGGATCGGCCGATTCGGCCGATCTGGATGAACATCTCGATGAAGTCCGGCTTGGCGGTGAGGAGTTCGGAGAACTCGTCGATGATCAGGACGAGCGAGGGCAGCGGGTCGAGCGCGGCGCCGGCGGCCCGGGCCCGCTCGTACTCGTTGAGGTTGGCGTAGTTGCCGGCCGACCGCAGCAGCTCCTGCCGGCGGTTCATCTCGCCCTCGATCGCGTCACGCATACGGTCGACGAGGGTGAGCTCGCCCTCCAGGTTGGTGATCACGGCCGAGGTGTGCGGCATGTCCGCCATGCCGGCGAAGGTCGCACCACCCTTGAAGTCGGCGAGGACGAAGTTGAGGATCTCCGAGGAGTGCGTCATCGCCAGCGCCAGCACCAGGGTGCGCAGCAGCTCGGACTTGCCGGAACCGGTCGCGCCGACGCACAGGCCGTGCGGGCCCATGCCCTCCAGCGCGGCCTCCTTGATGTCCAGGTGGACCAGCTCGCCGTTGGCGCCGACGCCGATCGGCACCCGCAGCCGCTCGTGGCTGGGGCGCGGACGCCAGGTGCGGGACACGTCGAAGGAGCCCGGGTCGCCGGAGCCCATCAGGTCGGTGAAGTCCAGGTTGGACAGCAGCGGCTCGTCGTCGCCGCCGGCCGAGATCCGGTACGGCGCCAGCTGGCGGGCCAGTGCCTCGGACTGCCAGGAGGAGAGCACGTCCGGCTGGCCGGTGTACGAGGCACCGGAGGCGGACTGCAGCAGCAGCTCGTCCGGCGTGACGGTGACGACCAGGTGGCCGGTGGGCTCGTCCAGGTCACCGGGGACGACCTCGATGATGGTGACGCCGTGCACGCCCTCGGCGCTCGCCAGCAGCGAGTCGTGCGGCACGGCGGCACCGTCCATGACCACGATGATGTGCGGCTGGTCCGGGCTGGGGGCGGCGTCCCGGGTGAACCGCTGGCGGCCCGACAGTTCGTTCTCCAGCAGCTGCTCCAGCTCGCCGAGACCGCCGGCGATCAGGCGGCGCGAGCCGGCCCCGTCGTTCTCCTTGCGGTGCTGGGTGTGCGGCAGCCACTTGGTCCACTCCCACTCGTCGACCGCGCCCGGGGCGGCGGCGACCGCCACCATCAGGTCCTCCGGCGAATGCAGGGTGGTCAGCTGGGCGATCATCGCCCGGACGTTGCCGTACACGGTGTCCGGGTCGCCGCACACCGTGATGTGGTAGAACGCCCGCAGCGAGACGGCCAACGGCAGGTCCTGCAGGGTCCCGTGGGACTTCAGGAAGGTGTGCATCGCGGCGGCCGCGAGCGGCTCCAGCTCCTCCATCGGAGCGGTCTGCGGCGCGACCAGCGGCGTCGACAGCTGCTGCGGCCCGCGGCCCAGCCGGATCTGCGCGAAGTCGGGATCGCTCGGCCGGCGCTCCCACAGCCGCCGGCCCTCGGCCACGATCGACCACAGCTGGTCGGGCTCCGGGTGCAGGAACAGCTGCGCGCCGCGCTGCCGGTCGGCCGTCCGGCGGACCTGACGGCGCATCTGCTGCAGGTACTTCAGGTAGTCCCGGCGCTCGTCCGCGGTGCCGGAGTTGCCGCCCTTGCGGGAGCGGATGATCTGCGCGACCGCCATTCCGACGGTCGAGGCGATCATCAGCCCGCCCATGATCTTCATCGGGCCCTGTGCGCCGGGCGAGAAGAAGAAGGCCGCCGAACCGCCCATGCCGAGCAGCGGCAGCATGTTCATCATCCAGTCCTCGCCGCCCATCCTGGGCAGCTCGGGCGGAGTAACCAGCTCCACCGGCGCGTCCGGCACCGCGGGCGGATACGCCCTCGCCGGACGTTTGACGGTCACAACGCTCACAACAGCATCAGCCCTCACGCAAATGGATACGTACGGGTGAGGACGCCCCGTGTGATGACGCCGCCCCCGCTCCGCCGACCGCAG
The sequence above is a segment of the Kitasatospora sp. NBC_00240 genome. Coding sequences within it:
- a CDS encoding SigE family RNA polymerase sigma factor, with product MGRASTARDTKDGEFLELVSGRAGHLYRSACLLTSGDTHLAEDLVQETLGRMYVLWRRSAWRSGRSAGIENPGAYAHTVMVRTFLAQQRRRSSTERPTGDVPEPAGHESDSTLRLTLLDALGRMPARDRAVLVLRYWEDRSVEETAEVMRSSAGAVRTRSSRALARLRTLLGDSLAELAAR
- a CDS encoding APC family permease; its protein translation is MTDTLRPPLPVAPDTASDDAAGAPRKLSRSIGVVGGTLLTLSCVTPASSLFVLVPDLFNGLGTATALTIAIVAVICVAVAFCYSELGTLVPSAGGEYAIVGTLAGRFAGWLVFIQSLIVVMVVPSIIALGTADYLAPIVHVDPALAGVGVMLAATVAGLLDLRANAWITGIFLVLEVIAAAVVAFLGFSNSQRGVGSLFHGVVATDGGGSSTVGLTAILTAMGIGLFVTQGFSTAIYLSEELENPRRNVARTVFWTLGISVAVILVPVVALTLGAPDLATLTGGDVSGMVAGWSNSAVGTFISLCIALAIINAGIVMVIQNSRVLFASARDKAWPEPVNRAFSTLNRFNAPWIATLAVGLPGAALCFVTSGLLSEITGVAVTAMYLLVAVGALLSRGAKHKDVPAWRQPLWPVLPVLLIVFLAYVLYLQSVPALVWTGGITAVATLYWLFYLRPRQDTRWVITLPEDEQV
- a CDS encoding type VII secretion protein EccB, coding for MASRRDELNAYTFARKRTVGAFLLPGGGGNDEDAPRPVKAVLPSVIVGTLIVGGFGLWGAFKPSAPLNWDSTKNIIQGKTSYTRYVVLLDDDKKTKRLHQVLNMSSARLVVPADAKVVVVADKVLDAYPNHGATIGIPYAPDKLPTKAVAGQPMKWSVCNKPGPDDKRETVNQAVFVAGGADAKDLEAKNKVLDTDQSLLVQEVDEAQVNGQQGAPTTQSELELYLVDSQGRKHAIGGTQTSDQEKKALVTAIFGESAVPQRVKKDWLATLQRGVAISFPQVPGMNPAVKTANSKVALHNVEDRKIGRLVKYGEKYYVVGESELFPITQFQSMLLLRNPALQYLYNQDKDTHPRIDELTPEEQSNFGQGLLTDNKLKLPDDWPAKAGEPVNNWTAAKDRKEVVCSTFEGVAEDGKTPRRSVWVGTEYPGKYTGITASARVTAGFGLFYRALDNEAGGSGSSYLITETGLRYAVQANGDGGRKKAATPQPGQSSPPAAADQQPAQQGQPEAGNAQARLGYNELQPALVPREWSDLVPSGPALSEEAASQEQDS
- the mycP gene encoding type VII secretion-associated serine protease mycosin — protein: MAASLVVAGSLAATPAYAAPGDPGTTWSPIGISAAGDCPSPAKDVPVTPWSLQRVLLDQLWQDDKVTGAGVLVAVIDTGVDDVNPQLAGKVTSGGSPLRDKDKNPVPGDGKTDLVGHGTKVAGIIAAAKRDATGFVGLAKGANILSFRQNDNEGNGDVGTLVESIRSAVDQNARVINISQDVRSSDDSGRFPGYDALKAAVEYAESKKVVVVASSGNDGREGPTYPAAYPTVLAVGASDRNNERASFSQYGDFVDVAAPGVDMLSTVPKQGQCVDNGTSFAAPYVAGVAALLVGAHPDWTPAQVRARIEQTAQRTEHAQNRFIGWGVVDPVKAVTSTAPAADAAVPDKPRALSAGGVVPMPVGLAETQADRDARTATYVLGIGALLVALLGGGAVVVRDHRRRARA
- a CDS encoding WXG100 family type VII secretion target, with protein sequence MAGQFRTTAEEMDAFAKHMGEVSDQVQGELKKLDGIVSQIASGWQGQAATAYQNLQNRFNEDAKGLNEALRAIQNAIELTTKAYAATEAAQQSALGQVAGQI
- a CDS encoding WXG100 family type VII secretion target, which codes for MSGQILVNFATISGAGAEVRATAARIQSQLDELKAGVTKIAASWEGAAQQGYQAHQKKWDDKAADLQQVLSQIGSSLDQAASSYQDTEKKNQQIWS